In the genome of Deltaproteobacteria bacterium CG2_30_66_27, the window TCAAATATTTGACAGTCTTCCGTCGAGAACGGATCGCACTTTGAAGGCCAGCGTCTCCCGCTCGTACGGCTTCTGGAGGAAATCGTCGAACCCGTCCGGAACGGCGCCGGCGGGCGTCCTCTCCGCTTCGGAGGTTCCGGAGCAGAGGATCGTCCGGAGGGTCGGACGGATGGCGCGGAGTCGCGCGAGGGACTCGACGCCGTCCATCCCCGGCATGATCCGGTCGACGATCACGAGGTCCACCTTGTCCGGCGCGTACCGGAGGATCTCGATCGCCTCCTCACCGGATGCGGCGGGCAGGGTCGTGTATCCCAGCGAACGGAGCACGTCGCACAGTAGGTTCAGGGGGATCTCCTGGTCGTCGACGACGAGCACGGTCTCGGTTCCACGGGGGACCTCCGCCTCGGGCGCGCACGGTTCGTCGGCATCCCCCGGTTCTTCCATGACCGGGAGAAGGATCTGGAACGTCGTCCCCACTCCGACGCTGCTCACGAGGCGCACGAATCCGCCGTGGGTCCGGACGCAGCTGTACACCATCGAGAGGCCGAGTCCCGTCCCTTCGCCCGGCGCCTTGGTCGTGAAGAAGGGGGCGAAGACCTCGCCGCGGATCTCCTCCGGGATGCCGCTTCCCGTATCCGCCACGCAGATGGAGACGTACCGCCCCTCGGGAACGAGGACGTCGTTCAGGTAGACTTCCCCGTCGGAGACGAAGGGGGAGGTGGAGAACGTCAGGTGTCCTCCGCCGGGCATGGCGTCGCAGGCGTTGACCCCGAGGTTCAGGAGCGCCTGCACGAGCGTCCCGGCGTGGCCCGACACGGGTTCCTGCGGTTCGTGGAAATCGATGTGGATCTCGACGTTCCTGTTCACGGTGCGGGAAAGGATCTCGATCGCCTCCCCGGTCACCCTCCGGAGGTCCACCGGACGGAACGTCGGGGTCTCCCTCCGGGAATAGGCAAGCAGCTGCCGGGTCAGCTCGGAGGCGCGGCGGGCGGACCGTTCGATGTAGGCGGCCGCCTCGTATCCCTGGCCGTTTTCTGGAAGGGACGTCTTGAGGAGCGAAGAGTAGCCGAGAATCCCGGTCAGGAGATTGTTGAAGTCGTGGGCGATCCCGCCGGTGAGCCGCCCGATCGCCTCCATCTTCTGCGCCTGCGCCAGCCGCTCCTCGGCCTGGCGGACGCGGGTCGCAAGCGCCTCGATCCGCTCGTCCCGCCCAGCGCCCCTGCGGCGGTCCGCCACGTCGAGCCACCCTTCGAGCCGACGGCGGATTTCCTCCCGCTGTTCCGCGGGAAGATCCATCCCGGCGACGACTTCCGCGATTTGGGATCGGAGCGAAGTCAACTCACGGGTCCGGGGGTTTCACCGGCGTCGAGGCTCTTCCGCTTCAGCATCTCCACGAAGGTGGTCCGCTTCAGGCCCAGCAGGGTGGCCGCGCGGTTCTTGTTCCCGCCGGAAAGATGCAGCGCCTGCCGGATGAGGGCGTTCTCGAAGTCCTCGGTGGCGCTCTTGATGTCGAGGCCGGTCTTTCCCAGCACGGGGATGGCGTTCTCGAGGAACCGTTCCGCCCGCCGGATCTTTTCCGGGATGTCCGACGGCTCGAGCCATCCCGATCCCTTGAGGACGACGATCCGCTCGACGAGGTTCTCCAGTTCCCGGACGTTCCCCGGCCAGGTGTAGCGCCGCAGGATCTCGATCGATTCGGGCCGCACCCCTTCCAGCGCTCGCCCCTTCTCCCGGTTGTACTTCCCGACGAAGTGTTCGACCAGCAGGGGGATGTCGTCACGCCGGTCCCGGAGCGGCGGGATCCGGATCGGAATCACGTTCAGTCGGAAGTAGAGATCGGAGCGGAACCTCCCCTCGGAAACCTCCTCGTCGAGATCCTTGTTGGTGGCCGTGATGACGCGCACGTCCACTTGGATCGCCCGGTTTCCCCCGACGGGGGTGACCGACCTCTCCTGCAGCACCCGCAGAAGCTTCGCCTGCAGCGGGGGACTCATCTCGGCGATCTCGTCGAGGAAGATCGTGCCGTTGTGGGCCGCCTCGAATTTTCCCGCCCGCGCGGCGTGGGCCCCCGTGAACGCCCCCTTCACGTGCCCGAAGAGCTCGCTCTCCAGCAGTTCGGCGGGGATGGCGGAGCAGTTGATGGGGACGAGCATCCGTTCGGCGCGAGGGGAAAGATAGTGGAGCGCCCGCGCGATCAGCTCCTTCCCCGTCCCGCTCTCCCCCGTGATCAGGACCGTGGAGTCGGTGTCGGCCACCTTCCGGACGAGGGAGAGGACCTCCTTCGTCGCGTCGCTCACGCCGATGAAGTTCTCCAGCCCCCCCCGCTCCCGGGCCAGGGAACGGAGGTTCACGTTTTCCCGGCGGACGCTGGCGAGCTCGAGGGCCCGGTCCACGAGCTGGGAGACCTCGTCGATGTCGAACGGTTTCGTGATGTAGTGGAACGCGCCCAGCTTCATCGCCCGAACGGCGGACTCGACCGTGGCGTGTCCCGTCATGAGGATGACCTCGGCCCCGGGACGGACCTTCCGGGCGTGGGCGAGCACGGCGAGCCCGTCCGTCCCCGGCATCTTGAGGTCGGTGAGGATCACGTCGACGGGGTGCTGATCGATGTGCTGGAGGGCTTCCTTCCCTGTGCGGACCGCATGGACCAGGAGGTCGGAACGCCCGAACACGTTTCGGAGGAGGGCGAGCGTGACTTCCTCGTCCTCGGCGATCAGGAGCGATTTTTTCATCGTATCCAGTGTACAGAATCGTCCCCCCCGGGTAAAGTTTTCGATCCCCCCTGTCGATAAGAATCCTGTGCGGGGATCGTGCCGCCGGTGGCGGAACGGAGGGGTATTGAAGATTTCCGATCGAGGGAAGTGGGGCGCACTGCTCGACGAGACGCGCCGGGTGGTCGACGTGCTGTCCGAGGGCCGGGCGCGACGGATCGAGGAGATCCGGTCGGCCCTCCGGGACGGAACGTACCGGGTCGACGGGAAACAGGTCGCAGGAAAGATGGTCTCCGACGCCGTCCGCGAACTCCGCGAACGCTAGCTCCCCCTTTTCGTCCCGCCCGATTTCCGTTGCCTGTCCCCCAACGTTGTCGTATCTTTTTCACATGCATTTGCGCATCGACGGCTGCGACGTTTCCCTGGACCTTCCGGCGGGATCGACCTTCGGCGCCGTTCTCGCCGAGGCGGGTCGCAAGGTCGCCTCGGACGGCCGGGTCGTCTCCCGGATCGTCGCCGACGGGCGGGAGATCTCGACGCGGTTCGAGCGGGAGATGGCCGACCGGCCGGCCGACCGGATCGATACGGTGGACATCACAACGACGACCCCCGACGCCCTGTTCCGGGAGGCCCTCGACGGCGCCGTCGACCTGTCCCTCGCCATCCGCCGCGACACCGTGACGATCCTGTCGTCACTGCGCGCGGGGGACCTCGCGGCGGCGGGTCCCCGGTACGCGACCTGCGTCGAGTCCCTCGGGACGTTCTTCCATCTGGCCGGGGCGGTCTTCAACGCCATCGGGACCGGCGTGTTTCCGCTCGCCGTTCGTCCCGGGAGCGCGGGGGAACTTCCGTCCCCCCCCTTGGCTACGGCCGGAATCCTCCAGCGGCTGCTCCGGACGCAGAAGGGGAACGACTGGAACGCCGTGGCGGACATTCTCGAGCGGGAGATCCTCCCCAACATCGACGGGTGGTCCGCCTTTTTCAAGGCGCTCAAGGAGATCGGCGCGGAGTAGGCACCAGGGGGAGGGGAACGGTGCGGCGAGACGATTTCCACCGGGCGCTCCGGAAGGCGCTCTCGGAACTCCCGCCGATGTTCCGGGATGCGCTGGCCAACGTCGCCGTGGTCGTGGAGGAATGGGCGCCGGAGGAGCTGCTCGATGAGCTGGGTGTCCCTCCGGAAGACACCTTGTACGGCTTCTACCACGGGGTGCCGCTCCCCGAGCGGTCGGTCCAGGATTCCGGCCTCCTTCCCGACAAGATCTCCGTCTACCGGGGGCCGCTCGTGGAGGATTTCCCGGACCGGAGGGAGCTGTGCCGACAGATCCGGATCACGCTGCTTCACGAGATCGGCCACTACTTCGGGATGGACGAGGAGGAACTCTCCCGCCTCGGGTACGAATGAAATTCCATCCCGGCGACACACCGCACCAGGAGGTTCGGAATGCTCCTTCTTCGACGAGAGTACCGTGACGGCGCCGAACCACCGGAGATCGTGCTGCTGCATGCCGAGGTGACGAGGCACGGAGGCCCTTCCGGCCCGACGCGCCGGTTCACCCGGGTGGCCGTCCCCTCGGACCCGCCCGGCCGCAGGGTGGCGCACCTTCCGCTCCCCGAGCCGGGGGAGGGGGAGCGGATCCTCGTGCGATACCGGTTCTCCACCGTTCGCGGCGGGGAAGAGCGGTTCTCCCCGTCGTACGAGGTGGGGATTCCCTCGGACGACGCGATCACGGATCTCTATCGCATTCCCGAAGAGGGGGCGGGGAACCTCCCTGCAGCGAAGGGGCGCGGACATTTCCGCCTGGTCCTGCCGTTGGGGGAAGGGGAGAGCGCGTCCGGCCCGTTCCGGTTCGGCTTCGGCGCGATGCGGAAAAAGCCGTCCCCGTCGCTTTGCCGCGCCGTCATCGACGCGGGAAACGGGCCCGCCCCGGTCATCGAAGCCCCGGAGGCTCTCGCGGTCCTGAAGAACCGCCCGATGCCGTACTTCCTGTACCACGTGTCCGCGGACGGAAGGCTGCGCCCCGACAAGATCGCGTGTGCCCGCATCACTCTCGCGGATCCCGAAGGGGATGTCGTGTCCGCCCGGATGGTCTGGGGCGATCCCGCGTGGCGGGCCACGAACCTGTCGCTCATGGAGGCCAAGGGATACGCGCCCGGTCCCGGCGCGGCGGGCGACGAGTTTTTCGCCGAAGACAGGGCGGCGTTTCTCGCGGCGAGGGAGGCCGCTCTTTCCCTCCTGCCGGTGCCGCGCATCTTCGAGGCGTTCGTATTCGGGCCCTCGGGGAGCCGCGTGGAGTACTGCTTTCAGGTTGTCTCGCGGCGGCCGGCCGGCGGCTTCGAGGTGCGGTGGAGGAACCGGGAAGGCGGCGGGAACTGGGTCGTGACCCTTTGACGATCCGGCCTAACGGATCGCTTTCATCGCGTCGAGGAGCGCCGCGACCTCCTCGTCCGTTCCCACGGTGATGCGGAGGCACCCCGCGAGCCGCGGGGTGTCGAAGTACCGCACGAGGATCTTCCGGCGCTTCAGGGCCTCGTAGACCGGCCGGGCCGATCCTCCTCGCGTACGCCGGGCGAGGAGGAAGTTGCTCCGCGACGGAAACGGCGTGAACCCCACCCCGGGAAGGGCCGCCGCCAGGGCCTCGCGCGTCTTCCGGATCCTCGCCGCGTTCCGTTCCATCCACCCGATGTCCGAGAGCGCGGCCGTCCCCGCGGCGATCGACAGCCGGTTCAGGTTGTACGAGTCGCGCACCTTGTCCAGCCCCTCGATGATCCGCGGGGAAGCGAACCCGAGCCCGATCCGCATCCCCGCCAGGGAGAACGACTTGGAGAGCGTCCGCAGGACGATCACGTTCCGCCGTTCCCGCGCGAGCGCGAGGGCCGTTTCGTCCGCGAAGTCGGCGTACGCCTCGTCGATGACGAGCAGGCCGGGAACGGCGTCGGCCAGCTCCGCGAGCGCGCGGACCGGCACGGCGGTCCCCGACGGCGAATTCGGGTTCGCGACGATCGTCACCCGCGCCTTTTTCGCGGCGAGGCCCCGGGGAAGGGAGTAGTCGTCCGGGTACGGAACTCCGGCGAGTTTTCCCCCCTGGATGCGGACGAGGGTGTCGTAGAGCGTGTAGGTTGGCACGGGGCACGCGAGGAGGTCTCCCTCACCCACGAACGCCCTCGCGATCATCGCCAGCAGGTCGTCCGAGCCGTTCCCCGCGATCACCCCCGGCAGGTCGAAGCCGTACGTAAGGGCGGCCTGGCGCCGCAGCGCGGCGGACCCGGGATCGGGGTAGAGGCGGAGCGGTTCTCCGACCTCCCGGAGGATCGCCTTGCGAACCTTCGGCGACGGGGGGTACGGGTTCTCGTTCGTGTTCAGCTTGATGAAGTCGCGCTCCCGGGGCTGCTCGCCGGGGACGTACCCCTTCATCCGGCCGATGTTTCGCCGGAAGACGACGGTCATCGCCGGGTTCCCTTGCCGGAATAGCGGCGCCCGAGCCGCTCCCACGCGGGGACCGAGCGCCTCACCGTGTCCGGAGGGAGGCAGTAGGCGACGCGTACATGGCCGCTTCGCCCGAACCCGGACCCCGGGACGAGGAGGATCCCCTCGTCCCGCGCCGCGGCGAGGAACGCCATCTCGTCCGGGACGGGGGACTTCGGGAACAGGTAGAACGCTCCCCCGGGCGGGACGACGTCGATCCCGGCGCGTCCCAGCGCGTCGAGCAGGACGTCCCGGTTCTCCTGGTAGACCGAGACGTCGGCGGGCTCGTCCTCGAACTTCGACGCGGCGAACTGGAAGAGGGCGGGAGCGTTGACGAACCCGAGCACCCGGTTGCAGAAGACGCACGCCCCGGCTACCTCGGCCGCGTCCGCGGCGCGCGGGGAGACGGCGAGGTAGCCGATCCGCTCGCCGGGAAGGTTCAGGTCCTTGGAGTGTGAATAGGCCACGAGGGTGTTGCGGATCGTCGCGGCGGCCGGCGTGGACGACACCCCCCGGAAGACGATCTTCCGGTACGGCTCGTCGGAGATCACGTAGATCGGGTTCCCGGATCGCTTCTCCGCGGCGGACAGCACCCGGTCGAGGGCGGCGAGGTCCCCTTCCGGGTAGACGGCGCCCGTCGGGTTGTTCGGCGTGTTGATGAGGAGCGCTCGTGTCTTCGGGGTGAGGGCCGCCTC includes:
- a CDS encoding histidinol-phosphate transaminase; translated protein: MTVVFRRNIGRMKGYVPGEQPRERDFIKLNTNENPYPPSPKVRKAILREVGEPLRLYPDPGSAALRRQAALTYGFDLPGVIAGNGSDDLLAMIARAFVGEGDLLACPVPTYTLYDTLVRIQGGKLAGVPYPDDYSLPRGLAAKKARVTIVANPNSPSGTAVPVRALAELADAVPGLLVIDEAYADFADETALALARERRNVIVLRTLSKSFSLAGMRIGLGFASPRIIEGLDKVRDSYNLNRLSIAAGTAALSDIGWMERNAARIRKTREALAAALPGVGFTPFPSRSNFLLARRTRGGSARPVYEALKRRKILVRYFDTPRLAGCLRITVGTDEEVAALLDAMKAIR
- a CDS encoding aspartate aminotransferase (catalyzes the formation of oxalozcetate and L-glutamate from L-aspartate and 2-oxoglutarate) — translated: MPASPEILEAIRQGSWIRKMFEDGAVLKAERGEENVFDFTLGNPYGDPPAALSAELARLCADPPPGLHRYMPNAGVPEARRAAARSLSRSTGLPFTEELLVMTVGAAGALNVALRAILSPGDEVVILAPYFVEYLFYIRNAGGTPIVAETDARFQLDLAAIEAALTPKTRALLINTPNNPTGAVYPEGDLAALDRVLSAAEKRSGNPIYVISDEPYRKIVFRGVSSTPAAATIRNTLVAYSHSKDLNLPGERIGYLAVSPRAADAAEVAGACVFCNRVLGFVNAPALFQFAASKFEDEPADVSVYQENRDVLLDALGRAGIDVVPPGGAFYLFPKSPVPDEMAFLAAARDEGILLVPGSGFGRSGHVRVAYCLPPDTVRRSVPAWERLGRRYSGKGTRR